From one Salinibacterium hongtaonis genomic stretch:
- a CDS encoding ATP-dependent DNA ligase — protein MGTLQYDGLVVEFDDRLLAHLQIVIVQKIRRGESFLMSWRDSLETGSGHSAIWIHPSQNLFFRFAGSRNPTINQEWIDQLLLSANSSRGLLVMREGSAENPPTGEIATATTMRRSDGSHHAKADPQK, from the coding sequence ATGGGAACACTTCAATACGACGGCCTAGTGGTGGAATTTGATGATCGCTTGCTGGCACACCTTCAGATCGTGATTGTGCAAAAGATTCGACGGGGCGAGAGCTTTCTCATGTCGTGGAGAGACTCGCTCGAGACAGGGAGCGGGCACAGCGCGATCTGGATTCACCCCAGCCAGAACCTGTTCTTTCGGTTCGCGGGCAGCCGCAACCCCACGATCAACCAGGAGTGGATCGATCAGCTCTTGCTTTCGGCGAATAGCTCGCGTGGACTCCTGGTGATGCGTGAGGGCAGCGCAGAAAACCCTCCGACCGGAGAAATCGCCACCGCGACCACGATGCGCCGTAGCGACGGCAGCCATCACGCAAAGGCAGACCCCCAGAAGTAG
- a CDS encoding MFS transporter, whose amino-acid sequence MIAEILREGRFAKLFAAQIVALLGTGLLTVALGLLAFDLTGGDAALILGTALAIKMVAYVAGAPLVAALTARVPRKTLLVSADCSRAAVACLLPAVTEVWQIYVLILFLQLASATFTPAYQAIIPQILPNEKHYTQALSLSRLAYDLESIASPAIAALLLTATSHSSLFIGTVVGFVASAGLVATTSIPAISTPTMQFVERLTGGARIMWRTPQLRALLTLNLVVAAGTSLVVVTTVVLVQGVLARPPEDVALLFAAYGIGSAAVALSAPRIVRAASDRTVFLAGGVAVPMTLVAIATVSAVAPTSWLAFLMLWLALGAATSMILTPSARLIRRFCDESIRPSVFVAQFSLTHACFLLTYPLVGAANTYFGFPIAAALMAGVAAAGCVVAFTSWPAQLGQRANVSTAETELTVAQ is encoded by the coding sequence ATGATCGCTGAAATCCTGCGCGAGGGGCGATTCGCCAAGCTCTTTGCCGCTCAGATTGTGGCACTGCTTGGCACAGGGCTTCTCACCGTGGCGCTCGGGCTGCTCGCGTTCGATCTGACTGGCGGGGATGCTGCTCTCATCTTGGGCACGGCGCTGGCGATCAAGATGGTGGCATATGTGGCCGGAGCGCCGCTCGTTGCAGCGCTGACGGCGCGCGTGCCGCGGAAGACCCTGCTCGTGAGTGCGGACTGTTCACGGGCCGCAGTGGCATGCCTTTTGCCCGCAGTGACCGAGGTGTGGCAGATCTACGTGCTGATTCTGTTTCTCCAGCTCGCCTCGGCAACTTTCACGCCCGCCTACCAGGCGATCATTCCCCAGATTCTGCCCAACGAGAAGCACTACACCCAAGCGCTTTCTCTCTCGCGACTTGCCTACGACCTCGAGTCGATTGCCAGCCCGGCGATTGCGGCGCTTCTGTTGACCGCCACGTCGCATAGCTCGCTGTTCATCGGCACCGTGGTCGGTTTTGTCGCTTCAGCAGGGCTCGTAGCGACCACGTCGATCCCTGCGATCAGCACGCCGACGATGCAATTTGTCGAGCGCCTTACCGGTGGTGCGCGAATCATGTGGCGCACCCCTCAGCTGAGGGCACTGCTGACGCTCAATCTTGTTGTCGCCGCGGGCACCTCACTCGTCGTCGTCACGACCGTGGTGCTGGTTCAGGGTGTCCTCGCGCGCCCGCCAGAGGATGTCGCGCTGCTCTTCGCCGCTTACGGCATTGGCTCGGCAGCGGTAGCACTGAGCGCGCCCCGCATTGTGCGCGCAGCATCCGACCGCACGGTCTTTCTGGCAGGCGGCGTTGCTGTGCCGATGACGCTTGTCGCAATAGCGACTGTTTCGGCCGTTGCCCCGACGTCTTGGCTGGCGTTCCTCATGCTCTGGCTGGCGCTGGGCGCGGCCACCTCGATGATCTTGACGCCATCGGCCCGGCTCATTCGACGCTTCTGCGATGAGTCGATTCGCCCCAGTGTTTTTGTCGCACAGTTCTCGCTCACCCACGCTTGTTTTCTGCTGACCTACCCGCTCGTCGGGGCAGCGAACACATATTTCGGCTTCCCCATCGCGGCCGCCCTCATGGCGGGCGTGGCTGCCGCAGGGTGCGTGGTTGCGTTCACCTCATGGCCCGCCCAACTCGGCCAGCGAGCCAATGTGAGCACTGCCGAAACAGAGTTAACCGTCGCACAATAG
- a CDS encoding glycosyltransferase — MVVDGSPEEVRQAHRAGLASPVRVIEPDMSLGLNGKAAAVLSAVPFLRNDSVVIADDDVRYSLDCLEQVAQRLRAADIVRPQNYFAPLVWHARWDTARSLLNRSLASDYPGTLGIRRARLEQGYGGDVLFENLELIRTVLARGGEEDRADDIFVERRPPTARAFWAQRVRQAYDSFAQPGRLVAELAIVPAVLLMCRRPVALGVAGVAAIAVAERGRRRNGGGAVFAPTAALWAPVWLAERGLCSWAAVVMRLRGGPAYHGQRLKKAANSRRALHAAVIKEEQIERTVSDNNAVPERAAAGAR, encoded by the coding sequence ATGGTGGTCGATGGCTCGCCAGAAGAGGTCAGGCAAGCTCATCGCGCGGGCCTCGCTAGTCCCGTTCGGGTGATCGAGCCGGACATGTCGCTCGGGCTGAATGGAAAAGCGGCGGCGGTGCTCTCGGCAGTTCCCTTTCTACGCAACGACAGTGTGGTCATTGCCGATGACGATGTGCGGTATTCACTCGACTGCCTCGAGCAGGTGGCGCAAAGGCTGCGCGCCGCCGATATCGTGCGACCCCAAAACTATTTCGCGCCTCTGGTGTGGCACGCACGGTGGGACACGGCGCGGTCCCTGCTCAATCGCTCGCTCGCTTCTGACTACCCGGGGACCCTCGGCATACGCCGCGCACGTCTCGAGCAGGGCTATGGAGGCGACGTGCTGTTCGAGAATCTGGAGCTTATCCGCACGGTTCTCGCGCGGGGTGGTGAGGAGGATAGGGCGGATGACATTTTCGTAGAGCGCCGCCCGCCCACGGCCCGCGCCTTTTGGGCTCAGCGGGTGCGCCAGGCCTACGACAGCTTCGCTCAACCCGGCAGGCTCGTCGCTGAGCTTGCGATCGTGCCAGCGGTGTTGCTCATGTGTCGCCGGCCTGTAGCCCTCGGTGTTGCAGGAGTCGCCGCTATCGCGGTGGCGGAGCGCGGTCGCCGCCGTAACGGCGGGGGCGCTGTCTTCGCTCCGACTGCGGCGCTCTGGGCACCCGTCTGGCTCGCCGAGAGGGGGCTCTGCTCCTGGGCAGCGGTCGTCATGCGGCTTCGGGGTGGACCCGCTTATCACGGCCAGAGATTGAAGAAAGCTGCTAATTCTCGGCGGGCGCTCCACGCCGCCGTCATCAAGGAGGAACAAATTGAACGAACCGTCAGTGACAATAACGCCGTGCCCGAACGGGCCGCTGCTGGTGCGCGGTGA
- a CDS encoding CDGSH iron-sulfur domain-containing protein: MTITPCPNGPLLVRGDFSIENLDTEGTDRRTVALCRCGMSAIKPFCDGTHKLVDFRTIS; the protein is encoded by the coding sequence GTGACAATAACGCCGTGCCCGAACGGGCCGCTGCTGGTGCGCGGTGACTTCTCCATCGAAAACCTCGATACCGAGGGTACCGACCGGCGAACCGTAGCGTTGTGCCGCTGCGGCATGTCGGCGATTAAACCCTTCTGCGATGGAACTCACAAGCTCGTCGATTTTCGAACGATCTCATAA
- a CDS encoding iron-containing redox enzyme family protein — translation MSTTQAWPMKLAKNVPTPRGPLSESLILLLSAQETDSSVVTETAYTTLAMAEEIATDGDIQLTLFLLYSLHYGPGEWVTGDWEWNPGLISIRSRIESRFERELRDRVQMPKTLPTAEELPELLFTMAGAEQGPSLARWMAKNATLEQAREFLVQRSIYTLREADPHSWAIPRLQGRAKAALVEIQSDEYGGGRPQRMHSALFARTMEGLGLETRYGFYVDVVPPITLASLNMMSMFGLNRRLRGATAGHLAAFEMTSSIPNAQYARAFRRLGFGDEVRRYFDEHVEADAVHEQIAARDLAGSLAEDEPETLEDIVFGAAACLYVDGLVALHLYASWNAGRTSLLRALE, via the coding sequence ATGAGCACCACCCAAGCGTGGCCAATGAAGCTTGCGAAAAACGTTCCTACCCCCCGGGGCCCCCTGTCGGAATCGTTGATTCTGTTGCTCTCTGCGCAGGAGACTGACAGCTCGGTCGTCACGGAAACCGCATACACCACCCTCGCGATGGCAGAGGAAATAGCCACCGATGGTGACATCCAGCTCACCCTGTTCCTTCTTTATTCGCTCCACTACGGGCCGGGGGAGTGGGTCACCGGTGACTGGGAGTGGAACCCCGGGCTCATCAGCATCAGGTCGCGCATTGAAAGCCGTTTTGAGAGGGAACTGCGAGATCGCGTGCAGATGCCCAAGACTCTGCCGACAGCCGAAGAGCTGCCGGAGCTTCTGTTCACAATGGCCGGGGCGGAACAGGGCCCCAGCCTCGCGAGATGGATGGCCAAGAATGCCACTCTCGAACAGGCGCGAGAGTTTTTGGTGCAGCGCTCGATTTACACGCTGAGGGAGGCAGACCCGCACTCGTGGGCGATCCCCCGGCTCCAGGGCCGGGCCAAGGCGGCTCTCGTCGAGATTCAGTCCGACGAGTATGGGGGAGGGCGCCCGCAGCGGATGCACTCGGCGCTCTTTGCCCGCACTATGGAGGGCCTGGGGCTCGAAACTCGCTATGGGTTCTACGTCGATGTCGTGCCGCCCATCACCTTGGCCTCGCTCAACATGATGTCGATGTTTGGTCTCAACCGCCGCTTGCGAGGGGCGACTGCCGGCCACTTGGCGGCATTCGAGATGACCTCGTCGATCCCCAATGCGCAGTATGCCCGCGCGTTCCGCCGTCTCGGCTTCGGAGACGAGGTGAGACGCTACTTCGACGAACATGTCGAAGCGGATGCGGTTCACGAGCAGATCGCAGCCCGCGACCTCGCTGGATCGCTGGCGGAGGATGAACCTGAGACTCTTGAGGACATCGTGTTCGGGGCGGCGGCGTGCCTCTACGTCGATGGCCTTGTTGCCCTGCACCTCTATGCGAGCTGGAATGCCGGACGAACATCTCTCCTGCGGGCATTGGAGTGA